The Verrucomicrobiota bacterium genome window below encodes:
- a CDS encoding glycoside hydrolase family 127 protein, which produces MNQLVFARVRPPRQSWLQLLGGLAAACCVTTASLAADALTPLNLRDVQVGGEIGRRITITITNNLLVLDADHDFLASFKAKTNEGGYIGLGKLIDATVKFAAETGDPRVLALKQHLVDETIKAQAPDGYLGQLAPAQRVRGFWDIHEMGYVIWGLLTDYKYFGDERSLAAARKGADYLLRNWSTLPPDWGHKIGVAPYVAVTGLERTMLALHRQTGAAPYLDFVTKTRALPEWELPIVIGRRPGIEGHIYAYLARCLAQLELYRHQPDHRLLGQTDRALDFMLNHDGLQITGGAGQCEIWTDDQDGRGDLGETCSTAYQLRVYDNLLRLRGDARLGDLIERTIYNALFAAQSPDGRRLRYFSPTEGGRVYFPLDTYCCPCNFRRIVAELPAMVFYRAHDGLAVNLYTTAEAKLSVGKNVPLTIRQATDYLNSGRIRLQLDPARPVKFPLQLRIPAWARGASVTVNGRPAKGAGQAGRFFALTREWKSGDEVSLNLQMSWRLVKGRQRQAGRVAVMRGPQLFCLNPAQNPAIAKLDGTELGYLALDPASLTDPVPSDVVRPEGLGCRVKAWKAGFGIEKKADFTLTLTEFPDPDGKATYFRLRDFSVAVDDELLAGKSK; this is translated from the coding sequence ATGAACCAACTCGTTTTTGCTCGCGTCCGACCTCCTCGCCAATCGTGGCTGCAGCTGCTCGGTGGTTTGGCCGCCGCCTGTTGCGTGACCACGGCCAGTCTGGCTGCGGACGCCCTGACCCCGCTCAACCTGCGCGACGTTCAAGTCGGCGGCGAGATCGGACGGCGCATCACCATCACGATCACCAACAACTTGCTGGTGCTGGACGCTGACCACGACTTTCTGGCTTCCTTCAAGGCCAAGACTAACGAAGGCGGTTACATCGGCCTCGGCAAATTGATTGATGCCACCGTGAAGTTCGCCGCCGAAACCGGCGATCCGCGCGTGCTCGCGTTGAAGCAGCACCTCGTTGACGAGACGATCAAGGCGCAGGCACCCGATGGCTACCTCGGCCAGCTCGCGCCCGCCCAACGCGTGCGGGGATTCTGGGACATTCACGAGATGGGTTACGTGATCTGGGGTTTGCTGACGGATTACAAGTATTTCGGCGACGAAAGGTCGCTGGCCGCCGCGCGCAAAGGGGCGGATTATCTCCTGCGCAATTGGTCCACGCTCCCGCCGGATTGGGGGCATAAGATCGGCGTGGCCCCGTATGTGGCCGTCACTGGCCTCGAGCGCACGATGCTCGCCCTGCACCGCCAGACCGGCGCGGCGCCGTATCTCGATTTCGTCACGAAGACGCGGGCGCTGCCCGAGTGGGAACTGCCCATCGTCATCGGGCGCCGCCCCGGCATCGAAGGTCACATCTACGCCTACCTGGCGCGCTGCCTCGCGCAACTTGAGCTTTACCGCCACCAACCCGACCACCGCCTGCTCGGCCAGACGGATCGCGCGCTCGATTTCATGCTGAACCATGACGGCCTGCAAATCACCGGCGGCGCCGGCCAGTGCGAGATTTGGACCGACGACCAGGACGGACGCGGCGATCTCGGCGAAACCTGTTCCACGGCGTATCAACTCCGCGTCTATGACAACCTGCTCCGGCTCCGCGGGGACGCGCGCCTAGGCGATCTCATCGAACGTACGATCTACAACGCGCTCTTTGCCGCGCAATCGCCCGACGGCCGCCGCCTCCGCTACTTCTCGCCGACGGAAGGCGGGCGCGTTTATTTTCCGCTGGACACCTATTGCTGCCCGTGCAACTTCCGCCGCATCGTGGCCGAGCTGCCCGCGATGGTATTTTACCGCGCTCACGACGGCCTAGCCGTGAACCTCTACACGACGGCCGAGGCGAAGTTGTCCGTCGGCAAGAACGTGCCGCTCACGATCCGGCAGGCAACCGATTACCTGAACTCAGGGCGCATCCGGCTGCAACTCGATCCCGCGCGACCGGTGAAGTTTCCGCTACAACTCCGCATCCCCGCCTGGGCGCGCGGCGCAAGCGTGACCGTCAATGGCCGGCCCGCCAAAGGCGCTGGGCAGGCAGGCAGGTTCTTTGCATTGACGCGCGAATGGAAGTCCGGCGACGAGGTCTCGCTCAACCTGCAGATGTCCTGGCGACTGGTGAAGGGCCGTCAACGCCAGGCCGGGCGCGTGGCCGTGATGCGCGGCCCGCAACTCTTCTGCCTCAATCCCGCCCAGAACCCCGCCATCGCCAAACTCGACGGCACCGAACTGGGCTACCTCGCGCTCGATCCCGCGTCGCTGACGGACCCGGTGCCGAGCGACGTCGTGCGCCCCGAGGGCCTCGGCTGTCGCGTGAAAGCCTGGAAGGCCGGCTTCGGCATCGAAAAGAAAGCCGACTTCACGCTGACGCTGACCGAGTTCCCGGACCCCGACGGCAAGGCCACTTATTTCCGGCTCCGCGATTTCAGTGTCGCGGTGGATGACGAGTTGCTGGCCGGGAAAAGCAAGTGA
- a CDS encoding carboxylesterase/lipase family protein has translation MNLNRETKGLSRRALIKGVAALAGGVIVSRAARAAQHGPGASGSPPKRRVIEAADDRAVAGTAAGLVRGYISGGIYTFKGIPYGAPTGGEARFRPPSKPKPWKKVRSAMAYGPTCPTTIHYRYLYDTETAFLLSPHYDALDEDCLRLNVWTPGLGSDGRRPVMVWLHGGGCTAWSAQFLSCFDGEDLSRDSNVVVVSVNHRLGPFGFLHLAEFGGAPCARSGNAGTLDLIAALEWIRDNVARFGGNPDNVTLFGQSGGGSKIGALLAMPSAKGLFHKAIVMSGTTRGTTSARNANTVASGIMAELEPEPGANGIEKLKNIPAERLLAAADVALDKLAPPVKTPGGFYPKSWDHGWGPTVDGSLLPEFPFDAEAPACSGHVPLMIGTVLNECMPPFFSRAEEKLTESELQDRLGPACGTRTASFLAAYRRAYPGVKPIELLAIIYSTYVRRTAVSWAERKAAQKAAPAYLYWFTWHTPMLDGRPRAFHCLDLPFVFNNTDRCASMTGGGDDARTLAKNMSRAFASFARTGNPNHGQLPRWPEFNAADGLVMIFDSKCEVKKHPDRELILLFQDVLRAHPSVAI, from the coding sequence GTGAACCTGAATCGTGAAACTAAGGGGTTGAGTCGGCGGGCCTTGATCAAAGGCGTCGCCGCGCTTGCCGGCGGGGTGATTGTGTCACGCGCGGCCCGCGCCGCCCAGCATGGGCCAGGCGCGTCCGGTTCACCGCCAAAGCGGCGCGTCATCGAGGCGGCGGATGACCGCGCGGTGGCCGGCACCGCAGCCGGGCTGGTGCGCGGGTATATCAGCGGCGGTATTTATACCTTCAAAGGAATCCCCTACGGAGCACCCACCGGCGGCGAGGCGCGCTTCCGGCCTCCAAGCAAACCGAAGCCGTGGAAAAAGGTTCGCAGCGCGATGGCTTACGGACCGACGTGTCCCACGACCATTCACTATCGCTATCTTTACGACACTGAAACCGCCTTTCTTCTCTCGCCGCATTACGATGCGCTCGACGAGGATTGTTTGCGGTTGAACGTGTGGACCCCGGGCCTCGGGAGCGACGGCCGCCGTCCCGTGATGGTCTGGCTGCACGGGGGCGGTTGCACGGCGTGGTCGGCCCAGTTCCTGTCGTGTTTTGATGGCGAAGATCTGAGCCGCGATAGCAACGTCGTCGTCGTGTCGGTCAATCACCGCTTGGGGCCCTTCGGATTTCTCCATCTCGCCGAGTTCGGCGGCGCGCCCTGCGCGCGCTCCGGCAACGCGGGCACGCTGGACTTGATTGCGGCGCTCGAATGGATCCGGGACAACGTCGCGAGATTCGGAGGAAATCCCGACAACGTAACGCTGTTCGGTCAGTCGGGGGGAGGCTCGAAAATCGGCGCGCTGTTGGCGATGCCGTCGGCCAAGGGGCTTTTTCACAAGGCAATCGTCATGAGTGGCACCACGCGCGGCACCACCAGCGCGCGGAACGCGAACACGGTGGCGTCCGGGATCATGGCCGAACTCGAACCCGAACCCGGCGCGAACGGAATCGAAAAACTGAAGAACATCCCTGCGGAACGTCTGCTCGCCGCGGCGGACGTGGCGCTCGATAAACTTGCGCCGCCGGTCAAAACTCCCGGCGGATTCTATCCGAAATCGTGGGACCATGGCTGGGGACCGACCGTGGACGGATCGCTGCTGCCGGAGTTTCCGTTCGATGCGGAGGCGCCCGCTTGCTCGGGGCACGTCCCGCTCATGATCGGGACGGTCTTGAACGAGTGCATGCCGCCCTTCTTCAGTCGGGCCGAGGAGAAGTTGACCGAGTCGGAACTTCAGGACCGACTCGGCCCCGCCTGCGGCACGCGCACTGCCAGTTTCCTTGCCGCGTATCGGCGCGCTTATCCCGGCGTGAAGCCCATCGAGCTGTTGGCGATCATCTATTCGACTTACGTGAGGCGGACCGCGGTCTCCTGGGCGGAGCGCAAGGCGGCCCAGAAAGCAGCGCCGGCGTATCTATATTGGTTCACGTGGCACACGCCCATGCTTGACGGCCGGCCGCGCGCTTTTCACTGCCTCGATCTTCCGTTTGTGTTCAACAACACTGATCGTTGCGCGAGCATGACGGGCGGCGGCGACGATGCGCGCACGCTGGCGAAAAACATGAGCCGAGCCTTCGCGAGTTTCGCCCGCACGGGCAATCCGAATCACGGCCAACTCCCGCGCTGGCCGGAGTTCAACGCCGCGGACGGGCTAGTGATGATTTTCGATTCGAAATGCGAGGTCAAAAAGCACCCGGATCGCGAGCTTATCCTTCTGTTCCAAGACGTGCTTCGCGCTCATCCCTCCGTGGCGATCTGA
- a CDS encoding alpha-L-rhamnosidase N-terminal domain-containing protein, whose product MKTKTIPTNWATTLALFTVVSAATAQFQEARWIAPPSSTATNAALPLFRKEFVVTARPEHATIRIIGLGDYDISLNGRRLAETGINQPWSQYEKTIYYRDFDITMSLVRGTNCVGVMLNNSFWHNPNPPAGRYNKKGPQRKAEDPLLLCAEIMLQPKGGSTEHIGSDTTWRTAEGPVAFSHIFAGEDFDARRRQAGWDRAGFNDREWQAARLATAPAGKLERQFFPGIGKFGRHAPVSVKEPSPGVLLYSFPKNVAAQLRVELEGGQSGDRVQFRCGEHKNDKDRLFGGYVVGCDVVTDGQPLTHQWVSFYLGMQFVEVTGAVPKGRSNPQNLPVVRRMELVPVRAALPQVGTFHSSSDLYNRTHELIDAAVRANMNWVMTDCPHREKLGWLECSYLLAPTFLYRYEGRDWYSKIAHDIRDAQEPSGRVLTVAPSYPAGRFPGADNWTVEWGAAAVMVPWHHYEWFGDLQILRDNFDMMRRFTDYIQTEAKDGLAPGGLGDWYDYGHGQRPGPSRFTPTELSATATWGLCALTVSRAAEALGQTEDAKKYRELHTRITADFQRHFQDPVTRKLRHNGSPQCANSMALCADLVPQADRAVLVQDIIADLEKRGWQQTPGDVGHVYFLRALAEAGRSDILHRVYSRDGTGSYGGILSKGLTSLPETWDAMMDGRQSLNHCMLGHVMEWFYGYIGGIRQQPGSVGWQKILIAPNPGALANAEATLQTPRGRVVSRWRKDGATFRLETEIPKGVNAMAILPSGETKPLRSGRQTLKETARPPG is encoded by the coding sequence GTGAAAACGAAAACAATCCCGACCAACTGGGCAACCACGCTCGCCCTGTTCACTGTGGTTTCCGCGGCAACCGCGCAATTTCAGGAGGCCCGCTGGATAGCGCCACCGTCAAGCACCGCGACCAACGCCGCGCTGCCGCTCTTTCGGAAAGAGTTCGTCGTCACGGCCAGGCCCGAACACGCCACCATCCGGATCATCGGCCTGGGCGATTACGACATCTCGCTCAATGGCCGGCGGCTGGCGGAAACCGGCATTAACCAGCCTTGGTCGCAGTACGAGAAAACGATTTACTATCGCGACTTCGACATCACGATGTCGCTGGTTCGCGGCACGAACTGCGTGGGCGTGATGCTGAACAATTCGTTCTGGCACAATCCCAACCCGCCAGCAGGCCGCTACAACAAGAAAGGCCCCCAGCGAAAAGCGGAAGATCCGCTTCTACTGTGCGCGGAGATCATGCTGCAGCCGAAAGGCGGCTCAACCGAACACATCGGCAGCGACACCACTTGGCGCACCGCCGAAGGTCCGGTCGCGTTCTCTCACATTTTCGCCGGTGAGGACTTTGATGCCCGCCGCCGGCAGGCGGGCTGGGATCGCGCCGGCTTCAATGACCGCGAGTGGCAGGCTGCGCGCCTCGCGACTGCGCCCGCCGGCAAACTGGAGCGCCAGTTCTTCCCGGGTATCGGAAAGTTCGGGCGGCACGCGCCGGTCTCGGTGAAGGAGCCGTCACCGGGCGTGTTGCTCTACAGCTTTCCGAAAAACGTGGCTGCGCAGTTGCGGGTCGAGTTGGAAGGAGGCCAATCCGGCGACCGCGTTCAATTCCGCTGCGGCGAGCATAAGAACGACAAGGACCGCCTGTTCGGCGGCTACGTCGTGGGCTGCGATGTCGTCACCGATGGACAGCCGTTGACGCATCAATGGGTTTCGTTTTACCTCGGCATGCAGTTTGTCGAAGTCACCGGCGCGGTGCCGAAAGGGCGTTCAAACCCGCAAAATCTCCCTGTCGTTCGCCGGATGGAACTGGTGCCGGTTCGTGCGGCGCTGCCTCAAGTCGGCACGTTCCACAGCTCCAGCGACCTGTACAACCGCACGCACGAACTCATTGATGCGGCCGTGCGCGCCAACATGAACTGGGTGATGACCGATTGTCCGCATCGCGAAAAGCTCGGCTGGCTGGAATGTTCGTATCTGCTGGCGCCGACTTTCCTGTATCGCTACGAAGGCCGGGACTGGTACAGCAAGATCGCGCATGACATCCGCGACGCGCAGGAGCCAAGCGGACGCGTGCTGACCGTGGCACCGAGCTATCCGGCAGGGCGGTTTCCGGGCGCGGACAACTGGACCGTCGAATGGGGCGCTGCCGCGGTGATGGTGCCGTGGCATCACTACGAATGGTTCGGTGACCTCCAAATCCTGCGCGACAATTTCGACATGATGCGCCGCTTCACCGACTACATCCAGACCGAGGCCAAGGACGGCCTCGCGCCCGGCGGGCTCGGCGACTGGTATGATTACGGTCACGGCCAGCGGCCCGGTCCCTCTCGCTTCACGCCGACGGAGTTGTCCGCCACGGCCACCTGGGGGCTTTGCGCCCTGACGGTTTCGCGCGCGGCGGAGGCGTTGGGGCAAACGGAGGACGCGAAGAAGTATCGCGAATTGCACACACGCATCACGGCGGATTTCCAGCGGCACTTTCAGGACCCGGTCACGCGCAAACTTCGCCACAACGGCAGTCCGCAGTGCGCCAACTCGATGGCCTTGTGCGCCGATCTCGTCCCGCAGGCCGATCGCGCGGTGCTGGTGCAGGACATCATCGCGGACCTGGAAAAACGTGGCTGGCAGCAGACGCCGGGCGACGTTGGCCACGTCTATTTCCTCCGCGCGCTGGCGGAGGCCGGACGCTCGGATATTCTGCACCGCGTTTACTCCCGCGACGGCACGGGCAGTTACGGCGGCATCCTGAGCAAGGGGCTGACCTCGTTACCGGAAACGTGGGACGCCATGATGGACGGCCGCCAATCGCTCAATCACTGCATGTTGGGACACGTGATGGAATGGTTTTACGGCTACATCGGCGGCATCCGGCAGCAACCCGGGAGCGTCGGCTGGCAGAAAATCCTCATCGCTCCGAACCCTGGGGCTTTGGCCAACGCCGAGGCGACGCTCCAAACGCCGCGCGGTCGGGTCGTAAGCCGCTGGCGCAAAGACGGCGCAACATTTCGTCTCGAAACGGAAATTCCCAAAGGCGTCAACGCGATGGCCATCCTGCCTTCCGGCGAAACGAAACCGTTGCGCAGCGGCAGGCAGACACTGAAGGAAACAGCCCGGCCGCCCGGCTGA